One region of Rattus norvegicus strain BN/NHsdMcwi chromosome 13, GRCr8, whole genome shotgun sequence genomic DNA includes:
- the Vangl2 gene encoding vang-like protein 2 isoform X1 yields MDTESQYSGYSYKSGHSRSSRKHRDRRDRHRSKSRDGSRGDKSVTIQAPGEPLLDNESTRGDERDDNWGETTTVVTGTSEHSISHDDLTRIAKDMEDSVPLDCSRHLGVAAGAILALLSFLTPLAFLLLPPLLWREELEPCGTACEGLFISVAFKLLILLLGSWALFFRRPKASLPRVFVLRALLMVLVFLLVISYWLFYGVRILDARERSYQGVVQFAVSLVDALLFVHYLAVVLLELRQLQPQFTLKVVRSTDGASRFYNVGHLSIQRVAVWILEKYYHDFPVYNPALLNLPKSVLAKKVSGFKVYSLGEENSTNNSTGQSRAVIAAAARRRDNSHNEYYYEEAEHERRVRKRRARLVVAVEEAFTHIKRLQEEEQKNPREVMDPREAAQAIFASMARAMQKYLRTTKQQPYHTMESILQHLEFCITHDMTPKAFLERYLAAGPTIQYHKERWLAKQWTLVSEEPVTNGLKDGIVFLLKRQDFSLVVSTKKVPFFKLSEEFVDPKSHKFVMRLQSETSV; encoded by the exons ATGGACACCGAGTCCCAGTACTCGGGCTATTCCTACAAGTCGGGCCACTCCCGCAGCTCCAGAAAGCACAG GGACCGCCGGGACCGACACCGCTCTAAGAGCCGGGATGGGAGTCGTGGAGATAAATCAGTGACGATCCAGGCTCCGGGAGAGCCCCTGCTGGACAATGAGTCCACGAGGGGGGATGAGCGG GATGACAACTGGGGAGAAACAACAACGGTGGTCACAGGCACTTCTGAGCACAGTATCTCCCATGATGACCTCACACGCATCGCCAAGGACATGGAGGACAGTGTCCCGTTGGATTGTTCCCGCCACCTGGGCGTGGCGGCAGGGGCCATTTTGGCACTGCTCTCTTTTCTCACCCCGCTGGCTTTCCTGTTGCTGCCTCCACTGCTGTGGCGGGAGGAGCTGGAGCCGTGTGGGACCGCCTGTGAGGGCCTCTTCATCTCCGTGGCCTTCAAGCTGCTCATCCTGCTGCTGGGCAGCTGGGCTCTGTTCTTCCGGCGGCCCAAGGCTTCACTGCCCCGAGTCTTCGTGTTACGAGCTCTGCTCATGGTGCTTGTCTTCCTGCTCGTTATCTCCTACTGGCTCTTCTACGGCGTGCGCATCTTGGACGCCCGGGAGCGCAGCTACCAGGGCGTGGTTCAGTTTGCCGTTTCGCTAGTGGATGCTTTACTCTTCGTGCACTATCTGGCCGTAGTTCTGCTGGAGCTGCGTCAGCTTCAGCCCCAGTTCACGCTCAAGGTCGTGCGATCCACAGATGGAGCGAGCCGCTTCTATAATGTCGGCCACCTCAG CATCCAGCGAGTGGCAGTGTGGATCCTGGAGAAGTATTACCATGACTTCCCTGTCTACAACCCCGCCCTCCTCAACCTGCCCAAGTCCGTCCTGGCCAAGAAAGTGTCTGGCTTCAAGGTGTATTCTCTCGGAGAGG AAAACAGCACCAATAACTCCACGGGCCAGTCAAGGGCCGTGATTGCGGCAGCGGCACGGAGGCGCGACAACAGCCACAATGAGTACTACTACGAGGAAGCCGAACATGAGCGCAGAGTGCGCAAGCGCAGGGCCAG GCTGGTGGTGGCTGTGGAGGAGGCCTTCACACACATTAAGCGGCTgcaggaagaggagcagaagaACCCCAGGGAGGTGATGGACCCCCGGGAAGCAGCCCAAGCCATCTTTGCATCCATGGCCCGAGCCATGCAGAAGTACCTTCGCACCACGAAACAGCAGCCTTACCACACCATGGAGAGCATCCTTCAGCACCTGGAGTTCTGCATCACCCACGACATGACACCCAAG GCCTTCCTGGAGCGGTATCTGGCCGCTGGACCCACCATCCAGTACCACAAGGAACGTTGGCTGGCCAAGCAGTGGACATTGGTGAGCGAGGAGCCGGTGACCAATGGGCTTAAGGACGGCATTGTTTTCCTCTTAAAGCGCCAGGACTTCAGCTTGGTGGTGAGCACCAAGAAGGTGCCCTTCTTCAAACTTTCCGAGGAATTCGTGGATCCCAAGTCACATAAGTTTGTCATGCGGCTGCAGTCGGAGACCTCTGTGTGA